A stretch of Bradyrhizobium diazoefficiens DNA encodes these proteins:
- a CDS encoding c-type cytochrome, with amino-acid sequence MSVVSLILSGGLALLAIRDVARGEGGTPIQGQVINGAHRALDEGQRIYEKANCVGCHKWHGDGGGGYGGAALSLRATQLTRDQLVEVVHCGRPGTGMPHFDRDAYKDYRCYSGVTAQDLGKDLPLDAATFLRPKEIETVVDYVLQHIKGKGPASYQDCADFFGEGARACEVYKNISAHSRATGTE; translated from the coding sequence ATGAGCGTCGTTAGCTTGATCCTGAGTGGTGGCTTGGCTCTTCTCGCGATACGAGATGTCGCTCGGGGCGAAGGTGGCACGCCCATACAGGGGCAGGTTATCAACGGCGCGCATCGCGCGCTTGATGAAGGGCAACGCATCTACGAAAAGGCAAATTGCGTCGGCTGCCACAAATGGCACGGCGATGGCGGCGGCGGCTATGGCGGCGCGGCGCTCTCGTTGCGAGCCACACAGCTCACCCGCGATCAACTTGTTGAAGTCGTCCATTGCGGGCGGCCGGGAACGGGGATGCCGCATTTTGATCGCGACGCCTACAAGGACTACCGATGCTATTCCGGAGTCACGGCTCAGGATTTGGGCAAAGACCTGCCTTTGGATGCGGCTACATTTCTACGACCCAAGGAAATCGAGACGGTCGTCGATTATGTTCTGCAGCACATCAAAGGCAAGGGGCCGGCGAGCTATCAGGACTGCGCTGACTTCTTTGGAGAGGGCGCGAGGGCCTGTGAAGTCTACAAGAACATCTCCGCCCACTCCCGAGCAACTGGTACGGAATAG
- a CDS encoding PQQ-dependent dehydrogenase, methanol/ethanol family: MSKVSKAKAGFWPAVSAIAGVGLMAGAIGSAAVASDETTEKRLVNATQETSNWLHHHRDYTAQRYSPLNQINRSTVKGLHVAWTMALGGIEGGGIWSHGGLEGTPIVENGFMYVTDGWGSVYKIDLHGGNGKLVWKMDPRTDHDWAGAVACCGVNNRGAALWENLVISHTLDGRLVATNKDDGKVAWERKVADPDKGEVITGAPLIVKNMAITGVAGAEYGIRGWIAATDLKSQKEAWRTFTIPGTGEPGNETWKDDRDSWKTGGGSTWVTGSYDPQANLLYWGVGNPGPDFDTEYRPGDNLYTDSTLALDPDSGTIKWHFQHTPNDPFDYDSVAERVLVDVPFKGSQRKIVLEADRNGFGYALDRTDGSFLWATPFVKKVTWTRGINPETGKPIEYDPAKSVQTYDPQVTLNRKNSHVTVCPGHNGGKNWPPTAYNPDLKTWYIPVIESCDELDNKETKPSDWKAREFFTGGGPVVKLAITGSVTAIDITTGKVTGKHETTYPMLGGLLATPELVFAGQPSGELYALDAKTLNKVWEFNTGAGINAPPMTFSVDGKQYIAILVGLGGAWDKWNLDSTKGLEKIAPGSMLYVFGL, translated from the coding sequence GTGTCCAAGGTAAGCAAGGCAAAAGCGGGTTTTTGGCCGGCCGTCAGCGCGATCGCCGGGGTCGGCCTCATGGCGGGCGCCATCGGGAGTGCGGCGGTTGCCTCTGACGAAACGACCGAAAAGCGGCTTGTCAATGCGACCCAGGAAACGAGCAACTGGCTGCATCATCACCGCGACTACACGGCCCAGCGCTACTCTCCGCTGAACCAGATCAATCGCAGCACGGTCAAGGGGCTACACGTCGCCTGGACGATGGCGCTGGGCGGTATCGAGGGGGGCGGCATTTGGAGCCATGGCGGTCTCGAAGGCACCCCGATTGTCGAGAACGGATTCATGTATGTCACCGACGGGTGGGGATCTGTCTACAAGATCGATCTCCACGGCGGCAACGGAAAACTGGTCTGGAAAATGGATCCCAGGACCGATCACGACTGGGCCGGTGCCGTTGCTTGTTGCGGTGTTAACAATCGAGGCGCAGCGCTATGGGAGAATCTTGTGATCTCACATACCCTCGATGGGCGCTTGGTTGCGACCAATAAGGACGATGGCAAAGTCGCCTGGGAGCGCAAGGTGGCCGATCCCGACAAGGGCGAAGTCATCACCGGCGCGCCGTTGATCGTCAAGAACATGGCTATTACTGGAGTAGCCGGGGCCGAGTATGGCATCCGCGGCTGGATTGCTGCCACCGACTTGAAGTCTCAAAAGGAAGCTTGGCGAACCTTTACGATTCCGGGCACGGGCGAGCCAGGCAACGAGACCTGGAAGGATGATCGCGATTCGTGGAAGACCGGTGGGGGATCTACCTGGGTGACCGGATCGTACGACCCCCAAGCCAACTTGCTCTATTGGGGTGTCGGAAATCCTGGGCCGGATTTTGATACGGAATATCGTCCGGGCGACAACCTTTACACAGATAGTACCCTTGCGTTGGATCCGGATAGCGGGACAATCAAATGGCACTTTCAGCACACACCGAATGATCCCTTCGACTATGACAGTGTTGCGGAGAGAGTGCTGGTCGACGTCCCGTTCAAGGGAAGCCAGCGCAAGATCGTCCTTGAAGCTGATCGCAACGGCTTCGGCTACGCGCTCGACCGCACCGACGGCTCTTTCCTGTGGGCAACCCCTTTCGTCAAGAAGGTGACATGGACCAGGGGCATCAATCCCGAGACCGGAAAGCCGATCGAGTATGATCCCGCCAAGTCGGTGCAGACCTATGATCCGCAGGTGACGCTGAACCGGAAGAACTCGCATGTCACCGTTTGTCCGGGACATAATGGCGGCAAGAACTGGCCGCCTACCGCGTACAATCCGGACCTGAAGACCTGGTACATCCCCGTCATCGAGAGCTGTGACGAGTTGGATAACAAGGAGACGAAACCTTCCGATTGGAAGGCGCGCGAATTCTTCACAGGCGGCGGTCCAGTCGTGAAGCTGGCGATAACAGGAAGCGTCACCGCCATTGATATCACCACTGGTAAGGTCACTGGCAAGCATGAGACCACCTACCCGATGCTGGGTGGGCTGCTTGCAACGCCCGAGTTGGTGTTCGCTGGCCAGCCATCCGGAGAGCTCTACGCTCTCGATGCCAAGACGCTCAACAAGGTATGGGAATTCAATACGGGTGCCGGCATCAACGCTCCCCCCATGACGTTCTCGGTGGACGGAAAGCAATACATTGCGATCCTCGTGGGACTGGGCGGCGCCTGGGACAAGTGGAATCTCGATTCCACTAAAGGCCTGGAGAAAATCGCCCCGGGTTCCATGCTGTATGTTTTCGGTCTGTGA